A genomic region of Xanthomonas fragariae contains the following coding sequences:
- a CDS encoding murein L,D-transpeptidase catalytic domain family protein, whose translation MSYRVIAVAAALCGMAAAAPAGAADAISASTVSPRSAPRVGLVDALARQAPSLDRQVLALAAEALQCARQHQQVGQERVLSVIDYSRPSTERRLWVFDLARQRLLFQEWVAHGRNTGNNLAAKFSNDDGSFQSSLGAFSAQESYTGHNGYSLRLNGLEPGFNDHARDRAIVIHGAPYVSEAVIRTKGRLGRSQGCPAVRPAVAKQLIDTLREGAFVFAYYPDRSWLRQSRLLGGGCAASVAGAAVGGR comes from the coding sequence ATGTCTTATCGAGTGATCGCCGTTGCCGCCGCGCTCTGCGGGATGGCAGCGGCAGCGCCGGCCGGTGCGGCTGATGCCATTTCCGCCTCCACCGTGTCGCCGCGAAGCGCGCCGCGCGTGGGTTTGGTCGATGCGTTGGCGCGCCAGGCGCCTTCGCTGGACCGCCAGGTGCTGGCGCTGGCCGCCGAGGCGCTGCAATGCGCCCGTCAGCACCAACAGGTGGGCCAAGAGCGCGTGCTCAGCGTGATCGACTACAGTCGGCCGTCGACCGAGCGCCGCTTGTGGGTGTTCGATCTGGCGCGGCAGCGATTGTTGTTCCAGGAATGGGTGGCGCACGGGCGCAACACCGGCAACAACCTTGCGGCGAAGTTCTCCAACGACGACGGCAGTTTTCAATCGAGCCTCGGCGCGTTCAGTGCGCAGGAATCCTATACCGGCCACAACGGCTATTCGTTGCGACTCAACGGACTGGAACCCGGCTTCAACGACCATGCGCGTGACCGCGCAATCGTGATTCACGGTGCGCCATACGTCAGCGAGGCGGTGATTCGCACCAAGGGGCGGCTTGGTCGCAGCCAGGGTTGCCCGGCAGTGCGGCCGGCGGTGGCCAAGCAGTTGATCGATACCTTGCGCGAAGGCGCCTTCGTCTTCGCGTACTACCCGGACCGTTCCTGGCTGCGGCAATCGCGGTTGCTGGGTGGCGGATGTGCCGCGTCGGTGGCGGGTGCGGCTGTAGGTGGGCGTTGA
- the thrC gene encoding threonine synthase, whose protein sequence is MIFISTRGRAPAASLSQAIATGLAPDGGLYVPQMLPPARTLEAGACLAKTAATLLQPFFDGDALSAELPAICAEAFDFPAPLVSLSTPGDYALELFHGPTAAFKDFGARFLVACLTRLRRAEDRPLTILVATSGDTGAAVAAAFHRQPGLRVVVLYPDGRVSPRQAHQLGCFGDNIQALRVAGSFDDCQAMVKQALNDAALQTQVPLSSANSISLGRLLPQMSYYAHAALQHHAASGDVLNLVVPTGNLGNGLAAILARALGVPLGRIALASNANHVLPDYFAGNEYTPQPSVATLANAMDVGAPSNFERLRWLYEGDDAALREAFRVLSVDDAAIRHTVRQRCARYGEVHCPHTATAVHVLEQLRAEGGEGGTGDWAVAATAHPAKFEGVVEPLIGREVQVPPALAALLQRPAHAETLAPDYAIFRQRLLADAA, encoded by the coding sequence ATGATTTTTATCTCCACCCGTGGCCGTGCGCCCGCCGCCAGCCTGAGCCAGGCCATCGCCACCGGCTTGGCGCCGGACGGCGGCCTGTATGTGCCGCAGATGCTGCCGCCAGCACGCACGCTGGAGGCCGGCGCCTGTCTGGCCAAGACCGCCGCCACGTTACTGCAGCCGTTCTTCGACGGCGACGCGCTGTCGGCGGAGTTGCCGGCGATCTGCGCCGAGGCCTTCGACTTTCCCGCGCCATTGGTATCGCTGTCCACACCCGGGGACTATGCGCTGGAGCTATTTCATGGGCCGACGGCTGCGTTTAAAGATTTCGGCGCCCGCTTTTTGGTCGCCTGCCTGACCCGCTTGCGCCGTGCCGAGGACCGGCCGCTGACCATTCTGGTTGCCACCTCAGGCGATACCGGCGCTGCCGTGGCAGCTGCGTTTCACCGTCAACCCGGCTTGCGTGTGGTTGTGCTCTATCCCGATGGCCGCGTGTCACCGCGACAGGCGCATCAGTTGGGCTGCTTCGGCGACAACATCCAGGCCTTGCGTGTGGCCGGCTCGTTCGACGATTGCCAAGCAATGGTCAAGCAGGCCTTGAACGATGCCGCGTTGCAGACGCAAGTGCCGCTGAGTTCGGCCAACAGCATCAGCCTGGGGCGCTTGCTGCCGCAGATGAGCTACTACGCGCATGCGGCCCTGCAGCACCATGCTGCGTCCGGTGACGTGCTCAATCTGGTGGTGCCCACCGGCAACCTGGGCAACGGGCTAGCGGCGATCCTGGCGCGCGCGCTAGGCGTGCCGTTGGGTCGTATCGCGCTGGCCTCCAACGCCAATCATGTGTTGCCGGATTACTTCGCCGGCAACGAATACACGCCGCAGCCCAGCGTAGCCACGCTGGCCAATGCGATGGACGTGGGCGCACCCAGCAACTTCGAACGGCTGCGCTGGCTATACGAAGGCGACGATGCCGCGCTACGCGAAGCATTCCGTGTCTTGTCGGTGGACGATGCGGCGATCCGCCATACCGTGCGTCAACGCTGTGCGCGCTATGGCGAAGTGCATTGCCCACACACCGCCACCGCCGTGCATGTGCTCGAACAACTGCGCGCAGAAGGGGGCGAGGGCGGGACGGGCGACTGGGCGGTGGCAGCTACCGCCCATCCAGCCAAGTTCGAGGGCGTAGTGGAGCCGTTGATCGGGCGTGAGGTGCAAGTGCCGCCCGCGCTGGCCGCACTGCTGCAGCGTCCCGCACATGCCGAAACGCTTGCGCCGGACTACGCCATTTTCCGGCAGCGTCTGCTTGCGGATGCGGCCTGA
- a CDS encoding IS5 family transposase, translated as MRTRRPAAEHMPADELFRSRLENLRHPLARLSQQMPWTALEQALSSRLPATQAGGGRPALPVRLIAGLLYLKHAYDLSDETVCERWLENPYWQFFTGEVVFQTRLPCDASSLTRWRQRLGEAGMEELLAHTINAAHAMQAVDARELSRVIVGTTVQEKAIAYPTDSRLLEVARKKLVLLAKRHGIGLRQSYARQGPALSRKAGRYAHARQFKRMQRVLRRQRTVLGRVLRDIQRKLDQVNTGVRERIAVWLERAQRLYTQRPKDKQKLYALHAPEVECIGKGKARQAYEFGVKVGIAVTACKGLVVGARSFPGNPYDGDTLAEQLEQTRGLLQDVSVEPTVAIVDLGDRGREVDGVQVLHRGKAKTLTRRQWRWIKRRQAVEPVIGHLKDHCRLRRCRLKGAQGDALHVLGCAAGYNLRWLLRWIAFLRAWMRAMGWSSLSAVPLSPTALGA; from the coding sequence ATGCGTACACGCCGTCCTGCTGCCGAGCACATGCCTGCCGACGAGTTGTTTCGTTCGCGGCTGGAGAACCTGCGTCATCCGCTGGCGCGGCTGAGCCAACAGATGCCGTGGACGGCGTTGGAGCAAGCACTTTCATCGCGCTTGCCGGCCACCCAGGCCGGTGGCGGTCGGCCGGCATTGCCGGTGCGGCTGATTGCCGGTTTGCTCTACCTCAAACACGCCTACGACCTGTCCGATGAAACGGTGTGCGAGCGTTGGCTGGAGAATCCGTACTGGCAGTTCTTCACTGGCGAGGTCGTGTTCCAGACGCGTTTGCCGTGCGATGCCAGCTCGCTGACGCGCTGGCGGCAGCGCCTGGGTGAGGCCGGGATGGAAGAGCTGCTGGCGCACACCATCAACGCCGCGCATGCGATGCAGGCGGTGGACGCACGCGAGTTGTCGCGGGTGATCGTGGGCACCACGGTGCAGGAAAAGGCGATCGCCTATCCGACCGACAGCCGTTTGCTGGAGGTGGCACGCAAGAAGCTGGTGTTACTGGCCAAGCGGCACGGCATCGGATTGCGGCAGAGCTACGCGCGGCAAGGCCCGGCCCTGAGCCGCAAGGCAGGTCGGTATGCGCATGCGCGCCAGTTCAAGCGCATGCAGCGCGTCCTGCGACGTCAACGCACGGTATTGGGGCGGGTGTTGCGCGACATCCAACGCAAACTCGATCAGGTAAACACCGGCGTGCGCGAGCGCATCGCTGTCTGGCTGGAACGTGCGCAACGGCTGTACACGCAGCGTCCGAAGGACAAACAAAAACTGTACGCATTGCATGCCCCGGAGGTGGAATGCATCGGCAAGGGCAAGGCGCGTCAAGCGTACGAATTCGGCGTCAAGGTCGGCATTGCGGTCACCGCCTGCAAGGGATTGGTCGTGGGTGCGCGCAGCTTCCCGGGCAACCCGTACGACGGCGATACCTTGGCCGAGCAGCTGGAGCAGACACGCGGGTTGCTGCAGGATGTGAGCGTAGAACCGACGGTGGCGATCGTGGACCTGGGCGATCGCGGGCGCGAGGTCGATGGCGTGCAGGTCCTGCATCGCGGCAAGGCCAAGACGCTGACGCGACGGCAATGGCGCTGGATCAAGCGACGGCAGGCGGTGGAGCCGGTGATCGGACATCTGAAAGACCACTGCCGGTTGCGTCGCTGTAGGCTGAAAGGTGCCCAAGGCGATGCGCTGCACGTGCTCGGCTGCGCGGCCGGCTACAACCTGCGCTGGCTGCTGCGCTGGATCGCGTTTTTGCGTGCCTGGATGCGGGCGATGGGATGGTCATCCTTGAGCGCCGTGCCGCTGTCACCGACGGCACTTGGCGCTTGA